Proteins found in one Zea mays cultivar B73 chromosome 1, Zm-B73-REFERENCE-NAM-5.0, whole genome shotgun sequence genomic segment:
- the LOC100282061 gene encoding cp protein: MEKALTKLGSFTISRKAKQELSAIGDDISRFSSTVEEKAKWVFEKLKGHKKSLPDLLREHNLPPGLFPRNIICYEYDESTSKLVVHLSKPCEVSFKDSSTVRYAPRVKATLSRGKLSGVEGMKTKVVVWVKVASVSIESYKSDKICFIAGVKKLRPKDAYEVPREAISVEEF; encoded by the exons ATGGAGAAGGCTCTCACCAAGCTCGGCAGCTTCACAATCTCccgcaaggccaagcaggagctcTCCGCCATCGGTGACGACATCTCC CGTTTTTCGAGCACGGTGGAGGAGAAGGCAAAATGGGTGTTCGAGAAACTCAAAG GGCACAAGAAGTCGCTCCCTGATCTACTGCGCGAGCACAACCTCCCTCCAGGTCTCTTCCCTCGTAACATCATCTGCTACGAGTACGACGAATCGACCTCGAAGCTGGTGGTGCACCTGTCCAAGCCCTGCGAGGTGAGCTTCAAGGATTCCTCCACCGTAAGGTATGCTCCTCGTGTCAAGGCGACTCTGTCCCGAGGCAAGCTTTCCGGGGTTGAAGGCATGAAGACCAAGGTGGTGGTATGGGTGAAGGTGGCCAGCGTGAGCATCGAGAGCTACAAGTCTGACAAGATATGCTTCATCGCCGGTGTGAAGAAGCTGAGACCGAAGGATGCTTATGAGGTCCCTCGTGAAGCCATCTCTGTCGAGGAGTTCTGA